One part of the Alligator mississippiensis isolate rAllMis1 chromosome 3, rAllMis1, whole genome shotgun sequence genome encodes these proteins:
- the NAPRT gene encoding nicotinate phosphoribosyltransferase isoform X1 has protein sequence MGSPAGGLQLPGALAAGPSCHWLRAATWHSSWSPASQVGGCRMEPGRRSRLALLTDLYQFTMAYGYWRAGRHWEPAEFELSFRRCPFQGGFALGAGLGECLAFLRGFSLSQADIEYVRSALPSGTDEAFFDYLRTVDASEVTVAAVPEGSVVFPRVPLLQVKGPLLVVQLLESTLLCLVNYASLVATNAARFRLLAGPDKKLMEMGLRRAQGPDGALSASKYSYVGGFDFTSNVLAGQLYGIPVRGTVAHSYVVSFSALAEVQPRMLAPRAGGEPVDFPCLATTWLERACQLLRVPREGVNEGELAAFVSYAITFPCSFQGLVDTYSVMRSGVPNFCGVALALAQLGYRAIGVRLDSGDLARQAAAIRRMLRACSVQFQLPWFEAVPIAVSNDVSEQSLEAFGTEGSDIDMIGIGTHLVTCPQQPSLGCIYKLVQVNGRPRMKLTEEEEKMTLPGCKAAYRLRDAAGRPFMDLLALADESPPRAGQELEAWVLGASPEALRVIPAAVETLHRTYFKDGQVCEPLPSLPEVRSHAAASLRSLGPAHKRLREPEPYQVAMTEKLHVLLQTLRQASQ, from the exons ATGGGGAGCCCTGCTGGGGGACTACAACTCCCAGGTGCCCTTGCAGCAGGCCCCAGCTGCCATTGGCTGCGGGCTGCCACGTGGCACAGCAGCTGGAGCCCAGCCTCCCAGGTGGGTGGCTGCAGGATGGAGCCTGGGCGGCGCAGCAGGCTGGCGCTGCTCACCGACCTCTACCAGTTCACCATGGCCTATGGCTACTGGCGGGCGGGGAGGCACTGGGAGCCGGCCGAGTTCGAGCTCTCCTTCCGCAGGTGCCCCTTCCAGGGGGGCTTCGCGCTGGGCGCGGGGCTGGGCGAGTGCCTGGCTTTCCTGCGGGGCTTCAGCCTCTCCCAGGCAG ACATCGAATACGTGCGGTCAGCCCTGCCCAGCGGCACGGACGAGGCCTTCTTCGATTACCTGCGCACCGTGGACGCCTCGGAGGTCACCGTCGCGGCCGTCCCTGAGGGCTCTGTCGTCTTCCCCAGG GTCCCGCTGCTGCAGGTGAAGGGGCCCTTGCTggtggtgcagctgctggagtcCACGCTGCTGTGTCTGGTGAACTACGCCAG CCTCGTGGCCACGAACGCCGCCCGCTTCCGGCTCCTGGCCGGCCCGGACAAGAAGCTGATGGAGATGGGGCTGCGCCGGGCCCAGGGCCCGGATGGCGCCTTGTCTGCTTCCAAGTACTCGTACGTGGGGG GCTTTGACTTCACGAGCAACGTCCTGGCGGGGCAGCTGTACGGGATCCCGGTGCGCGGCACCGTGGCCCACTCCTACGTCGTGTCCTTCTCGGCGCTGGCCGAGGTGCAGCCCCGG ATGCTGGCGCCCCGGGCCGGAGGCGAGCCGGTGGACTTCCCGTGCCTCGCCACGACGTGGCTGGAGCGGGCCTGCCAGCTGCTCCGCGTGCCCCGGGAGGGGGTGAACGAGGGAGAGCTGGCGGCGTTCGTGTCCTACGCCAtcaccttcccctgcagcttccaGGGGCTGGTGGACACCTACTCCGTCATGAG GAGCGGCGTGCCCAACTTCTGCGGCGTGGCGCTGGCGCTGGCCCAGCTCGGGTACCGCGCCATCGGCGTGCGGCTGGACAGCGGGGACCTCGCCCGGCAGGCGGCCGCGATCCGCCGCATGCTTCGTGCCTGCAGCGTCCA GTTCCAGCTGCCCTGGTTCGAGGCTGTCCCCATCGCGGTGAGCAACGACGTCAGCGAGCAGAGCCTGGAAGCTTTCGGCACAGAG GGCAGCGACATCGACATGATCGGGATCGGGACCCACCTGGTGACCTGCCCGCAGCAGCCCTCGCTGGGCTGCATCTACAAG CTGGTGCAGGTGAACGGCCGCCCGCGGATGAAGCTgacggaggaggaggagaagatgaCGCTCCCGGGGTGCAAGGCGGCGTACAGACTCCGGGATGCCGCGG GTCGCCCCTTCATGGACCTCCTGGCCCTGGCGGACGAGAGCCCCCCgcgggcagggcaggagctggaggccTGGGTGCTGGGGGCAAGCCCGGAGGCTCTGAGAGTGATCCCTGCGGCGGTGGAAACCCTGCATCGCACCTACTTCAAAGATGGGCAG GTCTGCGAGCCGCTGCCCAGCCTGCCGGAGGTCAGGAGCCACGCGGCGGCCTCCCTGCGCTCGCTCGGCCCTGCTCACAAGAGGCTGCGGGAGCCCGAGCCGTACCAG GTGGCCATGACGGAGAAGCTGCACGTCCTCCTCCAGACCCTGCGCCAGGCCAGCCAGTGA
- the NAPRT gene encoding nicotinate phosphoribosyltransferase isoform X2, whose product MLSPLLVFPAWVTGPQPCLRLGLCRDAGGFPATRCRGAALPRTRSCCISPPASADPRPPPDRAETRVRPDATGGASPTPALKHVSAQPGRLPWGSVKADIEYVRSALPSGTDEAFFDYLRTVDASEVTVAAVPEGSVVFPRVPLLQVKGPLLVVQLLESTLLCLVNYASLVATNAARFRLLAGPDKKLMEMGLRRAQGPDGALSASKYSYVGGFDFTSNVLAGQLYGIPVRGTVAHSYVVSFSALAEVQPRMLAPRAGGEPVDFPCLATTWLERACQLLRVPREGVNEGELAAFVSYAITFPCSFQGLVDTYSVMRSGVPNFCGVALALAQLGYRAIGVRLDSGDLARQAAAIRRMLRACSVQFQLPWFEAVPIAVSNDVSEQSLEAFGTEGSDIDMIGIGTHLVTCPQQPSLGCIYKLVQVNGRPRMKLTEEEEKMTLPGCKAAYRLRDAAGRPFMDLLALADESPPRAGQELEAWVLGASPEALRVIPAAVETLHRTYFKDGQVCEPLPSLPEVRSHAAASLRSLGPAHKRLREPEPYQVAMTEKLHVLLQTLRQASQ is encoded by the exons ATGCTTTCTCCCCTCCTGGTTTTCCCAGCATGGGTTACTggcccacagccctgtctgcgACTTGGGTTATGCCGCGACGCCGGCGGTTTCCCAGCCACGCGCTGTCGGGGTGCAGCTCTTCCCCGAACCCGCTCCTGCTGCATCTCTCCCCCTGCGAGCGCAGATCCGCGTCCGCCTCCGGACCGAGCTGAGACGCGAGTGAGACCAGATGCGACCGGCGGGGCCAGCCCGACCCCTGCCCTAAAACACGTGTCCGCCCAGCCCGGTCGCTTGCCGTGGGGCTCGGTGAAAGCGG ACATCGAATACGTGCGGTCAGCCCTGCCCAGCGGCACGGACGAGGCCTTCTTCGATTACCTGCGCACCGTGGACGCCTCGGAGGTCACCGTCGCGGCCGTCCCTGAGGGCTCTGTCGTCTTCCCCAGG GTCCCGCTGCTGCAGGTGAAGGGGCCCTTGCTggtggtgcagctgctggagtcCACGCTGCTGTGTCTGGTGAACTACGCCAG CCTCGTGGCCACGAACGCCGCCCGCTTCCGGCTCCTGGCCGGCCCGGACAAGAAGCTGATGGAGATGGGGCTGCGCCGGGCCCAGGGCCCGGATGGCGCCTTGTCTGCTTCCAAGTACTCGTACGTGGGGG GCTTTGACTTCACGAGCAACGTCCTGGCGGGGCAGCTGTACGGGATCCCGGTGCGCGGCACCGTGGCCCACTCCTACGTCGTGTCCTTCTCGGCGCTGGCCGAGGTGCAGCCCCGG ATGCTGGCGCCCCGGGCCGGAGGCGAGCCGGTGGACTTCCCGTGCCTCGCCACGACGTGGCTGGAGCGGGCCTGCCAGCTGCTCCGCGTGCCCCGGGAGGGGGTGAACGAGGGAGAGCTGGCGGCGTTCGTGTCCTACGCCAtcaccttcccctgcagcttccaGGGGCTGGTGGACACCTACTCCGTCATGAG GAGCGGCGTGCCCAACTTCTGCGGCGTGGCGCTGGCGCTGGCCCAGCTCGGGTACCGCGCCATCGGCGTGCGGCTGGACAGCGGGGACCTCGCCCGGCAGGCGGCCGCGATCCGCCGCATGCTTCGTGCCTGCAGCGTCCA GTTCCAGCTGCCCTGGTTCGAGGCTGTCCCCATCGCGGTGAGCAACGACGTCAGCGAGCAGAGCCTGGAAGCTTTCGGCACAGAG GGCAGCGACATCGACATGATCGGGATCGGGACCCACCTGGTGACCTGCCCGCAGCAGCCCTCGCTGGGCTGCATCTACAAG CTGGTGCAGGTGAACGGCCGCCCGCGGATGAAGCTgacggaggaggaggagaagatgaCGCTCCCGGGGTGCAAGGCGGCGTACAGACTCCGGGATGCCGCGG GTCGCCCCTTCATGGACCTCCTGGCCCTGGCGGACGAGAGCCCCCCgcgggcagggcaggagctggaggccTGGGTGCTGGGGGCAAGCCCGGAGGCTCTGAGAGTGATCCCTGCGGCGGTGGAAACCCTGCATCGCACCTACTTCAAAGATGGGCAG GTCTGCGAGCCGCTGCCCAGCCTGCCGGAGGTCAGGAGCCACGCGGCGGCCTCCCTGCGCTCGCTCGGCCCTGCTCACAAGAGGCTGCGGGAGCCCGAGCCGTACCAG GTGGCCATGACGGAGAAGCTGCACGTCCTCCTCCAGACCCTGCGCCAGGCCAGCCAGTGA
- the LOC102559694 gene encoding ubiquitin carboxyl-terminal hydrolase CYLD, with translation MTTAVIPTSPPPAQGDGNFYYILTDEFPYGSKLFQAGHMCFISERSYMHFISSDTAPKSHLRVTMLQDNSTVTVSVEVLQPLKDREPGFLLAIGNQRERLNCFLERQGLEAAMEAKLGQQVVVNPDLQHFPGIIRYIGRITQATWSPLSPTFFGVELQGDGESRGHSDGSFHGIEYFKCRQNCGIFLPFNKIQFVPGLDSDRMKQEPKPDATRVDPVKVGDAVGFYLDEILTKGLAVGVYKEGNQWFVRVCSEEEGTTDSFRDIPMDSVVKEGLLSPVFEPVGCPGFQKELTRERSQNGDEWESGHPSLDVNSLVQIPLDKGNQVSGTIRWVGNLPKTTHKMAGVELDEDKGITDGEWQGVRYFQCPPKRGIFVKLQSCQPDMRFQCSSSPSLDSSSFNELDSPQVLDNCPPLRDHEAVHILKGQMRGIQGHCNSCYMDVALFSLFSCTSVLDSMLFKPPPMSDRNVQKILRDEIVTPLRRSGFVTAQSVMRLRQQLTEKGQCSSFTTSEKDPEEFLNLIMHHVLGIEPLLRLQSRGRKEQDCYCYQIFMDKQEDLVVPNVQQLVERSFLSSDLKLVEIPSCFIIQMPRFGKEYKMFSKIIPSLELDITDLLLDSPRECSVCGDVATQECSECFKDRTFAMTGLKQYCNSCCRQVHSHYQRKAHRPTKLHVPDEFPGTSQLGSQRVPREKMELFAVLCIETSHYVSFVKYGPEKENWMFFDSMADRHGAETGYNIPTVTLCPEVAKYLELPVAVLAMEQPRDMEGVAKRLFCDAYMYMYQSKKMALYK, from the exons ATGACAACAGCCGTCATACCAaccagccccccacctgcccaagGGGATGGAAACTTTTATTACATCCTGACGGACGAATTCCCCTATGGCAGCAAGCTCTTTCAAGCTGGGCACATGTGCTTCATCAGCGAGAGAAGTTACATGCACTTTATCTCCAGTGACACTGCTCCCAAGAGTCACCTGAGGGTGACCATGCTGCAGGACAATTCCACGGTCACGGTCAGCGTAGAGGTTCTTCAGCCCCTCAAGGACCGagagcctggcttcctcctggccATTGGCAACCAGAGGGAGCGCTTGAACTGTTTCCTGGAAAGGCAGGGCCTCGAAGCAGCTATGGAGGCTAAGCTGGGCCAACAAGTGGTGGTGAATCCTGACCTGCAGCACTTCCCTGGCATCATCCGCTACATTGGAAGGATTACTCAAGCTACTTGGTCCCCTCTGTCTCCCACCTTCTTTGGGGTGGAGTTACAG GGTGATGGCGAAAGCAGAGGACACAGTGATGGCTCCTTTCATGGCATCGAGTATTTCAAGTGTCGGCAAAACTGTGGGATCTTTCTGCCGTTTAACAAAATCCAGTTTGTTCCTGGACTTGACAGCGATCGAATGAAACAGGAACCGAAACCAGATGCAACTAGAGTTGATCCCGTCAAAGTGGGGGATGCTGTGGGCTTCTACCTGGATGAGATCTTGACAAAAGGATTAGCAGTGGGAGTGTACAAGGAAGGAAACCAGTGGTTTGTGAGGGTTTGTTCG GAAGAAGAAGGAACAACAGATAGTTTTCGGGACATCCCCATGGACTCTGTTGTGAAGGAAGGCTTGCTCTCTCCAG TGTTTGAGCCGGTCGGGTGCCCAGGATTCCAGAAAGAGTTGACGCGGGAAAGAAGCCAGAATGGAGACGAGTGGGAAAGCGGGCATCCTTCCCTGGATGTGAACTCCCTGGTACAGATCCCCTTGGACAAGGGGAACCAAGTCTCTGGAACCATCCGCTGGGTGGGGAATCTGCCCAAAACTACCCACAAAATGGCAGGAGTTGAACTG GATGAAGACAAAGGGATCACAGATGGTGAATGGCAGGGGGTGCGCTACTTTCAGTGCCCCCCAAAGCGCGGCATCTTTGTGAAGCTACAGTCATGCCAGCCCGACATGCGCTTCCAGTGTTCAAGCAGTCCCAGCCTGGATTCCAGCAGCTTCA ACGAGCTGGATAGTCCACAGGTTCTGGATAATTGTCCTCCTCTCAGGGACCATGAAGCTGTGCATATCTTAAAAGGGCAGATGAGAGGAATTCAAGGGCACTGCAATTCCTGCTACATGGACGTAGCTCTTTTCAG CCTCTTCTCCTGCACCTCTGTGCTGGATTCCATGCTCTTCAAGCCTCCCCCCATGTCTGACAGGAACGTCCAGAAGATCCTTCGGGATGAAATCGTGACCCCCCTCCGACG GAGCGGTTTTGTTACTGCTCAGAGCGTGATGCGCCTGAGGCAGCAGCTTACGGAAAAGGGCCAGTGTTCAAGCTTTACCACTTCTGAGAAAG ACCCCGAGGAGTTCCTTAATCTCATTATGCATCACGTCCTGGGGATAGAGCCTCTTTTGAGACTGCA GTCCAGAGGCCGGAAAGAGCAGGATTGTTACTGTTACCAGATATTCATGGACAAGCAGGAGGACTTGGTGGTACCCAACGTGCAGCAGTTAGTGGAGCGTTCCTTCCTGTCTTCTGATCTGAAGCTAGTGGAG ATCCCATCCTGTTTCATTATCCAAATGCCCCGTTTTGGGAAGGAATATAAAATGTTCAGCAAAATCATTCCCTCCTTAGAGCTGGACATCACTGACCTGCTGCTTGACA GTCCCCGGGAATGCTCCGTGTGTGGTGACGTTGCCACCCAGGAGTGCTCAGAATGCTTTAAAGACCGGACGTTTGCCATGACGGGGCTGAAGCAGTATTGTAACTCCTGCTGCAGACAG GTTCACTCTCACTACCAGCGCAAAGCACACCGGCCCACAAAGCTGCATGTCCCTGACGAGTTTCCCGGCACgagccagctgggcagccagcGGGTCCCACGGGAGAAAATGGAGCTCTTTGCAGTGCTCTGTATAGAGACCAGTCACTACGTCTCCTTTGTGAAATATGGACCGGAGAAGGAGAATTGGATGTTCTTTGACAGCATGGCCGACAGGCACG GTGCTGAGACGGGCTACAACATCCCCACAGTGACTCTGTGCCCAGAAGTTGCCAAGTACCTGGAATTGCCGGTGGCCGTGCTGGCCATGGAGCAGCCCCGGGACATGGAAGGAGTGGCCAAACGCCTCTTCTGTGACGCCTACATGTACATGTACCAGAGCAAGAAAATGGCACTTTATAAATGA